Proteins co-encoded in one Chloroflexota bacterium genomic window:
- the mgtA gene encoding magnesium-translocating P-type ATPase, with product MTMTPELPADHDQISAGGLTSVEARRRLAATGPNLIETGQRFWAVRSLLTLILNPLVLILLAASVLSGVVGEPVNATLIALMVLLSIALDFVQMFQSQQAASRLRTLVAPTARVWRDGAPREIPVAEIVPGDLIDLRAGDLVPADASLLSSTTLSVDEAALTGESLPVEKRAGDGDKLFAGTSIVSGVARATVTATGRRTQFGTIAHALVERAPPSDFELGMRSFGFLIMRTVIALVLFVLLVNALLRRDPLESLLFALALAVGLTPEFLPMITTVTLGRGALRMARERVIVKRLESIENLGSMDVLCSDKTGTLTEGRITLEQHVDVDGHSSASVLRWACVNSALETGIRSPLDEAILAHEHEAIPSFSKRAELPFDFERRRVSVLAMGPEGTVIITKGAPESVMDLCTRVDGPAGPEPLTDELRGRARATFERLSREGYHTLAVAWKPVGPEQETIDAGDEMEMTLSGFAAFMDPPDPSAADTLERLARAGVTVKILTGDGELVTGAICARVGLRADLVVTGDAVGRMSDEALAATVERAGIFARVSPSQKHRIILALKRRRHVVGYMGDGINDAPSLHAADVGISVSNGVDVAKAAADIILLERSLAPIYRGVIEGRRSFGNITKYVLMGTSSNFGNMLSMAGAAAFLPFLPLLPVQILLNNFLYDMSQVTIPTDNVDDAYVMRPRKWDTAMVQRFMVGLGPVSSVYDFLTFGILLFGFHAAPPEFRAGWFIESLATQTLVIFVIRTAGNPLRSRPSNQLLLGVAIAIAVGLGIVVSPAGDRIGFTPLPPVFFGILGLMVLTYLAIVELLKRRLYSSW from the coding sequence ATGACGATGACCCCGGAACTGCCTGCCGATCACGATCAGATCTCCGCTGGTGGCCTCACGTCGGTGGAGGCTCGCCGACGCCTCGCCGCCACCGGTCCCAATTTGATCGAGACGGGGCAGCGATTCTGGGCCGTACGCTCGCTTCTAACCCTGATCCTCAACCCTCTCGTCTTGATCCTGCTCGCGGCGAGCGTCCTATCCGGCGTCGTCGGCGAGCCCGTCAACGCGACCTTGATCGCCCTGATGGTGCTCCTCAGCATCGCCCTGGACTTCGTGCAGATGTTTCAATCCCAGCAGGCAGCGAGCCGCCTGCGCACGCTGGTCGCTCCAACGGCGCGCGTCTGGCGCGACGGCGCGCCGCGAGAGATCCCCGTGGCGGAGATCGTTCCCGGCGACCTCATCGACCTGAGGGCGGGGGACCTCGTCCCGGCCGATGCCTCGCTGCTCTCTTCCACGACCCTCAGCGTCGACGAAGCAGCGCTCACCGGAGAGTCTCTCCCCGTGGAGAAGCGCGCCGGAGATGGCGACAAACTGTTCGCGGGCACGTCGATCGTCAGCGGTGTCGCGCGGGCGACCGTGACCGCCACGGGGCGGCGAACGCAGTTCGGGACCATCGCGCACGCCCTCGTAGAGCGCGCGCCGCCGAGCGACTTCGAGCTAGGGATGCGGAGTTTCGGCTTCCTGATCATGCGCACAGTCATCGCGCTCGTTTTGTTCGTCCTGCTGGTGAACGCGCTGCTGCGACGGGACCCCCTCGAGTCGCTGCTCTTCGCCCTCGCCCTCGCCGTGGGCCTCACGCCCGAGTTCCTCCCGATGATCACGACGGTGACGCTCGGGCGCGGCGCCCTGCGGATGGCTCGAGAGCGGGTGATCGTGAAGCGGCTGGAATCCATCGAAAATCTGGGCAGCATGGACGTGCTGTGCAGCGACAAGACCGGCACCCTCACCGAGGGACGTATCACCCTCGAGCAGCACGTCGACGTCGACGGACATAGCTCGGCGAGCGTTCTCCGGTGGGCGTGCGTCAACAGCGCGCTGGAGACCGGTATTCGGAGTCCGCTGGACGAAGCGATCCTGGCCCACGAGCATGAGGCCATCCCGTCGTTTTCGAAGCGGGCAGAGCTGCCCTTCGACTTCGAGCGTCGACGGGTGAGCGTCCTCGCCATGGGGCCCGAGGGAACGGTCATTATCACGAAGGGGGCGCCCGAGAGCGTGATGGACCTCTGTACGCGCGTGGACGGACCGGCCGGACCGGAGCCGCTGACGGACGAGCTGCGAGGGCGTGCGCGTGCGACCTTCGAGCGGTTGAGTCGTGAGGGCTACCACACGCTCGCCGTGGCCTGGAAGCCCGTAGGGCCGGAACAGGAGACCATCGACGCCGGAGACGAGATGGAAATGACGCTAAGCGGGTTCGCGGCCTTCATGGACCCGCCAGACCCCTCGGCGGCCGATACGCTCGAACGACTTGCCCGAGCCGGCGTCACCGTCAAGATCCTGACGGGCGATGGTGAGCTGGTGACGGGCGCCATCTGCGCGCGGGTCGGCCTCCGCGCGGACCTGGTCGTCACGGGCGACGCAGTAGGCCGAATGAGTGATGAGGCGCTGGCAGCCACCGTCGAGCGCGCCGGCATCTTCGCCCGCGTCTCGCCTTCGCAGAAGCATCGCATCATCCTGGCGTTGAAGCGCCGACGACACGTCGTCGGCTACATGGGCGACGGCATCAACGACGCGCCCTCGCTGCACGCGGCGGACGTCGGGATCTCCGTTTCCAACGGGGTCGACGTCGCCAAGGCGGCCGCGGACATCATTCTCCTCGAGCGGAGCCTCGCGCCGATCTACCGCGGTGTCATCGAAGGTCGACGGAGCTTCGGAAACATCACGAAATACGTGCTCATGGGTACCAGCTCGAACTTCGGCAACATGTTGAGCATGGCCGGCGCCGCCGCGTTCCTGCCCTTCTTGCCCCTACTCCCCGTTCAGATTTTGCTGAACAACTTCCTCTACGACATGTCGCAGGTCACGATCCCAACCGACAACGTCGACGACGCCTACGTGATGCGACCGCGGAAATGGGATACGGCGATGGTCCAGCGCTTCATGGTGGGACTCGGTCCGGTCAGCTCTGTCTACGACTTCTTGACGTTTGGGATCCTCCTGTTCGGCTTTCACGCGGCCCCGCCCGAATTTCGCGCGGGCTGGTTCATCGAGTCGCTCGCGACGCAGACGCTGGTCATTTTCGTGATCCGGACCGCGGGAAATCCGCTCCGTAGTCGCCCCAGCAACCAGCTCCTCCTCGGCGTGGCGATCGCCATCGCCGTCGGCCTGGGAATCGTCGTCTCACCGGCTGGCGATCGCATCGGCTTCACACCGCTCCCGCCGGTCTTCTTCGGCATCCTTGGGCTGATGGTGCTGACGTATCTCGCCATCGTCGAGCTGCTCAAACGCCGCCTGTATTCGTCGTGGTGA
- a CDS encoding Rieske 2Fe-2S domain-containing protein, translating to MGLLAAFNRIRGGYPGGWKKYARGTHGREPIPFVPPTDPSDRRSLIPPLGLQEYWYPAIPARDVSQKKPVGLKMLGKDLVFFRDREGAVQCLWDYCPHRGAMLSWGDCYWKGFLSCPYHGATFDGDGNCVEFITEGPDSKMVGKLTARKYPTRTLKGTVFVWMGDGQPAPIEEDVPPELFDESAEMLVLTTYQYWHCNWMIALENTNDAHNCWYVHRNAVRHLFSGHTRLGGGRPRTPVGYSSKIVNDRVVTTVNREGVANYYAKDGKLPYQMYYPRVGGYWPLHRGRLLWAWLFEFLDRHLYRKRPFLEGPEEWRGGMHLPGMQRLPHLYTRYCVPVEENLTRVIYFRSRRIKSKLGRLYERVTFKLIIEWLNHYNFSNQDYDAMGTTRWQYPEVLSPTDSFVIAERLLIATRARRPANGAAAKSGSVDVAPSGDALPVTSENG from the coding sequence ATGGGCCTGCTTGCGGCGTTCAATCGCATTCGGGGCGGTTACCCGGGAGGATGGAAGAAGTACGCTCGCGGGACGCATGGCCGTGAGCCTATCCCCTTCGTCCCACCGACCGACCCCAGCGATCGCCGCAGCCTGATCCCGCCTCTTGGTTTGCAGGAGTACTGGTACCCGGCGATCCCGGCCCGCGACGTGTCGCAAAAGAAGCCGGTAGGGCTCAAGATGCTCGGCAAGGACCTCGTCTTCTTTCGCGACCGCGAGGGCGCGGTCCAGTGCTTGTGGGACTACTGCCCCCATCGCGGGGCCATGCTGTCGTGGGGCGACTGCTACTGGAAGGGATTCTTAAGCTGTCCATACCACGGAGCCACATTCGACGGCGACGGAAACTGCGTCGAGTTCATCACCGAGGGCCCCGATTCAAAGATGGTGGGAAAGCTCACTGCGCGGAAGTATCCCACCAGAACGCTGAAGGGTACCGTGTTCGTCTGGATGGGCGACGGCCAGCCAGCCCCCATCGAGGAAGACGTACCTCCCGAGCTGTTCGACGAAAGCGCCGAGATGCTCGTTCTCACGACGTACCAGTACTGGCACTGCAACTGGATGATCGCTCTCGAAAACACGAACGATGCGCATAACTGCTGGTACGTGCATCGCAACGCTGTACGCCACCTGTTTTCGGGACACACCCGGCTCGGCGGCGGTCGCCCGCGGACGCCCGTGGGGTACTCCAGCAAGATCGTGAACGACCGGGTCGTCACGACCGTGAATCGTGAGGGCGTGGCGAACTACTACGCCAAGGATGGGAAGCTCCCCTATCAGATGTACTACCCCCGAGTTGGCGGGTACTGGCCGCTCCACCGGGGTCGGCTGCTGTGGGCTTGGCTCTTCGAGTTTCTCGACCGACATCTCTACCGAAAACGGCCCTTCCTCGAAGGCCCGGAGGAATGGCGCGGGGGAATGCACCTGCCGGGCATGCAGCGACTGCCGCACCTGTACACACGCTACTGCGTGCCAGTGGAAGAAAATCTGACGCGCGTCATTTACTTTCGCTCCCGGCGGATCAAGTCCAAGCTGGGGCGGCTCTACGAACGCGTCACGTTCAAGCTGATCATCGAGTGGCTGAACCACTACAACTTCTCGAATCAGGACTACGACGCGATGGGAACCACGCGGTGGCAGTATCCGGAGGTGCTGTCGCCAACGGACTCGTTCGTCATCGCCGAGCGGCTCTTGATCGCAACCCGGGCGCGGAGACCAGCCAACGGCGCCGCGGCCAAGTCCGGTAGCGTCGATGTCGCGCCATCGGGCGACGCGCTGCCGGTGACGAGCGAAAATGGCTAG
- a CDS encoding extradiol ring-cleavage dioxygenase yields MGEILGLGVTHGPFVLYPEATMANFLRRGLADQKTPRELLDPRNWPPPMQAEWGSDEGLSSAFKHRQQLVDGFRRTREILDRFNPDVVVIWGDDQYENFREDVVPAFCVYIEDEYRCKPFSRPGGLGTTENVWGVGGDWELVAKGHRAAAKELTSYLLSEEFDVAWAYQQLHFDFGHAFWRTVAHLDYDRKGFDYPIIPFHVNCYGRQFTRGKHGELDPPSPTPGRCFKLGAAVARFFQESPYRTALIGSSSWSHAFLTQKHHLLWPDVEADKARYEELRAGKLDAWKGIPLAQLEDAGEHEMLNWICLAGAMHALGRKPTTTEFVESWVSNSCKVFATFEP; encoded by the coding sequence ATGGGTGAGATTCTGGGCCTTGGCGTGACCCACGGCCCATTCGTGCTCTATCCCGAGGCCACCATGGCGAACTTCCTGCGCCGCGGGCTCGCCGATCAGAAAACCCCGCGCGAGCTGCTGGACCCGCGCAACTGGCCCCCGCCCATGCAGGCCGAGTGGGGAAGCGACGAGGGGCTCAGCTCGGCGTTCAAGCATCGCCAGCAGCTCGTGGACGGCTTTCGCCGGACGCGCGAGATCCTCGATCGGTTCAACCCCGACGTCGTGGTGATCTGGGGCGACGACCAGTACGAGAACTTCCGAGAAGACGTCGTTCCCGCCTTCTGCGTCTATATCGAGGACGAGTACCGTTGCAAGCCCTTCTCCCGGCCGGGCGGCCTCGGCACGACGGAGAACGTCTGGGGCGTGGGCGGGGATTGGGAGCTCGTTGCGAAGGGGCACCGCGCCGCGGCAAAGGAGCTGACAAGCTACCTCTTGAGCGAGGAGTTCGACGTGGCGTGGGCGTATCAGCAGCTCCACTTCGACTTTGGCCACGCCTTCTGGCGCACCGTCGCCCACCTCGACTACGATCGAAAGGGCTTCGACTACCCGATCATTCCGTTCCACGTAAACTGCTACGGTCGCCAGTTCACCCGTGGCAAACACGGGGAGCTGGATCCGCCCAGCCCGACGCCCGGCCGCTGCTTCAAGCTCGGGGCGGCCGTCGCCCGCTTTTTCCAGGAGAGCCCGTACCGCACCGCGCTCATCGGCTCGTCGAGCTGGTCGCACGCGTTCTTGACCCAGAAGCACCACCTTCTCTGGCCGGACGTAGAGGCCGACAAGGCGCGCTATGAGGAGCTGCGCGCGGGCAAGCTCGATGCGTGGAAAGGCATCCCCCTTGCCCAGCTCGAGGACGCGGGCGAGCACGAGATGCTGAACTGGATCTGCCTCGCCGGCGCCATGCACGCGCTGGGTCGAAAGCCCACGACGACGGAGTTCGTGGAGTCGTGGGTGTCCAATTCGTGCAAGGTGTTCGCCACCTTCGAGCCATAG
- a CDS encoding amidohydrolase family protein: MIIDLHTHIVPDRFPTGAGRVTARWPSMDHFEPGRAKVMIAGENFRTVGDVCWSTDRRGAQMRAEGVDAQVISPMPELLSYWFNRDEGLEMSRYMNEFIASMVRAAPGSFYGLGMVPLQDPDFATKELAGLRAMGLLGVELGSNILGKSLGSAEFLPFFQEVERLGLAVFVHALHPTMRDRYVGPGQDNPIGFPTDTGLTIASLINGLVLERCPGLRLAFSHGGGTFPFFLPRFEHAWSGQWNGEAPAAAPARENPVRAHLPKSPTEYARMLYYDTLLFDGRAIRYLRDIMGASQLVVGTDFPFVPREKPVGKTLRTLGFSDAEMEAITWRNCLRFLGREEP, translated from the coding sequence TTGATCATCGACCTGCACACCCACATCGTGCCCGACCGGTTTCCGACGGGCGCCGGCCGCGTCACAGCCCGGTGGCCATCCATGGACCATTTCGAGCCGGGCCGCGCGAAGGTCATGATCGCCGGGGAGAACTTTCGGACGGTGGGAGACGTGTGCTGGAGCACCGACCGTCGAGGCGCGCAGATGCGCGCCGAGGGCGTTGACGCCCAGGTGATCTCCCCGATGCCGGAGCTGCTGTCGTACTGGTTCAACCGCGACGAGGGCCTCGAGATGAGCCGGTACATGAACGAGTTCATCGCGTCGATGGTCCGGGCCGCGCCGGGGAGCTTCTATGGACTCGGGATGGTCCCACTCCAGGATCCGGACTTCGCGACGAAGGAGCTGGCCGGGCTGCGGGCGATGGGGCTGCTGGGGGTCGAGCTGGGATCGAACATCCTCGGGAAGTCGCTGGGATCGGCCGAGTTCCTGCCCTTCTTCCAGGAGGTCGAGCGGCTCGGCCTGGCGGTGTTCGTCCACGCGCTCCACCCCACCATGCGCGACCGCTACGTGGGACCGGGGCAGGATAACCCGATCGGCTTTCCCACCGACACCGGGCTCACCATCGCGTCCCTTATCAACGGCCTCGTCCTGGAGCGCTGCCCGGGGCTGCGCCTCGCCTTCAGCCACGGCGGCGGAACGTTCCCGTTCTTCCTCCCGCGCTTCGAGCACGCCTGGAGCGGACAGTGGAACGGCGAAGCGCCAGCGGCCGCGCCGGCGCGGGAGAACCCGGTCCGGGCGCACCTGCCAAAATCCCCGACCGAATATGCCCGGATGCTGTACTACGACACGCTGCTCTTCGACGGGCGGGCGATCCGCTACCTGCGCGACATCATGGGCGCCAGCCAGCTCGTGGTCGGCACAGATTTCCCGTTCGTCCCCCGCGAGAAGCCCGTCGGCAAGACGCTGCGGACGCTCGGTTTCTCGGATGCGGAGATGGAGGCAATCACCTGGCGGAACTGCCTCCGCTTCCTGGGGCGCGAGGAGCCGTAG
- a CDS encoding zinc-binding dehydrogenase, with product MNAAVMDAFGGPAVLTFRSVREPEPGPGDVLVEVRAVSVNRTLDCAVRAGRYHVRPPLPHVLGNDPAGIVAAVGRDVANVAVGERVTVRGQLGPCGRCAACLGRKPTECSSVGILGVTVWGGYADYVSVPARNVNAIPARVSIADACVINRHHSAAFHFLQGLAQLQGGEWVLVMGAAGALGSALVQVAKLTGATVIAAAGTDERVASCLANGADFGVNYRARDLAAEVLRITDGRGVDVVAENIGDPVLWKGAFFSLARDGRLVTGGAHGGGIVEIDVSRLYAYRLRILGGTSGGPEYAERARKAAEAGQIHAIIGRVLPLAEAAEAHRIAEAQEVIGKVILAPKDDPRRE from the coding sequence ATGAACGCAGCGGTGATGGACGCATTCGGCGGACCGGCCGTGCTGACGTTTCGGTCGGTGCGCGAGCCGGAGCCCGGGCCCGGCGACGTGCTCGTCGAGGTGCGAGCGGTATCCGTGAACCGCACCCTCGACTGCGCCGTACGCGCCGGCCGGTACCACGTCCGCCCGCCACTCCCCCACGTCCTCGGCAATGACCCGGCGGGCATCGTCGCCGCGGTCGGACGCGACGTGGCGAATGTGGCAGTGGGCGAGCGGGTGACGGTGCGCGGCCAGCTCGGGCCCTGCGGCCGCTGCGCCGCCTGCCTCGGCCGGAAGCCAACGGAGTGCTCGTCGGTGGGGATCCTCGGCGTCACGGTCTGGGGCGGATACGCGGACTACGTCAGCGTGCCGGCGCGAAACGTCAACGCGATTCCAGCACGGGTGTCCATCGCCGACGCCTGCGTGATCAATCGACATCATTCGGCTGCCTTTCACTTTCTGCAGGGCCTGGCCCAGCTCCAGGGCGGGGAGTGGGTGCTGGTCATGGGGGCGGCCGGCGCGTTGGGGAGCGCGCTCGTCCAGGTGGCGAAGCTGACCGGCGCGACGGTGATCGCCGCCGCCGGAACGGACGAGCGCGTCGCGAGCTGCCTGGCGAATGGGGCGGATTTTGGCGTGAACTACCGCGCGCGCGACCTCGCCGCCGAGGTGCTTCGCATCACCGACGGCCGCGGAGTCGATGTGGTGGCCGAGAACATCGGGGACCCGGTCCTCTGGAAGGGGGCATTCTTCAGCCTCGCGCGGGACGGGCGGCTCGTGACCGGCGGCGCCCACGGCGGCGGGATCGTGGAGATCGACGTGAGCCGCCTGTACGCCTATCGGCTCCGTATTCTGGGCGGGACGAGCGGCGGCCCCGAGTATGCCGAGCGCGCCCGCAAGGCGGCCGAGGCCGGCCAGATTCACGCCATCATCGGGCGGGTGCTCCCCCTCGCCGAGGCGGCCGAAGCCCACCGGATCGCCGAGGCGCAGGAGGTCATCGGCAAGGTGATCCTCGCTCCGAAAGACGACCCGCGCCGGGAGTGA
- a CDS encoding ABC transporter substrate-binding protein, which yields KARWDESGAGRVYIGTGTTQFLALQFDSSVPGYSPVILDKQVRRGLYQAIDRDSYADVIVGVPGHAGDAILPPDDPLYSYVKDGFKNAYPYDRARALRTLEGDGWRRGADGILTNAAGEHIKVQIKIGASSQRQGALINDMWHQIGVDSDIYVTPPARVADREFSQAFPGGEIVGRGSHDAVLTRLECGEIPAARNAYAGNNRGHWCNEEYDRLVNAYRTDLTEAGRGQTMARIQDLLVDELPLLLLNVNIANVFARTGVTAFADDFAGGSEAGRLYGTYSRNAHEWDVRS from the coding sequence CAAGGCCAGGTGGGACGAATCCGGGGCGGGCCGTGTGTACATCGGCACCGGCACGACCCAGTTCCTGGCCCTGCAGTTCGATTCCTCGGTGCCCGGTTACAGCCCCGTGATCCTGGACAAACAGGTTCGTCGCGGCCTCTACCAGGCCATCGATCGCGATTCGTACGCCGACGTGATCGTCGGCGTCCCGGGCCACGCGGGCGACGCCATCCTCCCGCCGGACGATCCGCTGTACTCGTACGTCAAGGACGGCTTCAAGAACGCCTATCCCTACGACCGCGCCCGCGCGCTTAGGACCCTCGAGGGGGACGGCTGGAGGCGCGGAGCAGACGGGATCCTGACCAACGCCGCGGGCGAGCACATCAAGGTCCAGATCAAGATCGGCGCCTCGAGCCAGCGGCAGGGAGCGCTGATCAACGATATGTGGCACCAGATCGGCGTCGACTCGGACATTTACGTGACCCCACCCGCGCGCGTCGCGGATCGCGAGTTCTCCCAGGCGTTTCCGGGCGGCGAGATCGTCGGACGCGGGAGCCACGACGCGGTGCTCACGCGCCTCGAGTGCGGCGAGATCCCGGCGGCGCGCAACGCGTACGCCGGCAACAATCGCGGGCACTGGTGCAACGAGGAGTACGATCGGCTGGTCAACGCGTACCGAACGGACTTGACCGAGGCCGGACGGGGCCAGACGATGGCCCGGATCCAGGACCTCCTCGTGGACGAGCTGCCGCTGCTGCTCCTGAACGTGAACATCGCGAACGTGTTCGCACGCACCGGCGTGACGGCCTTCGCCGACGATTTCGCGGGGGGGTCGGAGGCCGGTCGGCTCTACGGCACGTACAGCCGCAACGCCCACGAGTGGGACGTCCGGTCCTGA
- a CDS encoding response regulator encodes MDPSIRSIEILLVEDSPGDVRLTIEALRDGRVPNHLNVARDGVEALDFLHHRGQFTDVPMPDLILLDLNLPRKDGREVLAEIKADPSLKRIPVVVLTTSSAEQDVLRSYDLHANCYITKPVDLDQFIRVVRTIEDFWLAVVTLPS; translated from the coding sequence GTGGACCCGTCGATACGGTCTATCGAGATCTTGCTGGTTGAAGACAGCCCCGGCGACGTCCGTCTCACCATCGAGGCGCTCCGCGATGGGCGGGTGCCTAACCACCTGAACGTTGCGCGAGATGGCGTCGAGGCGCTCGACTTTCTGCATCATCGGGGCCAATTCACTGATGTCCCCATGCCTGACCTCATTCTGCTCGACCTCAACCTCCCGCGGAAGGATGGCCGCGAGGTGCTGGCTGAGATCAAGGCCGACCCCTCGTTGAAGCGGATTCCCGTCGTGGTTCTCACGACCTCGAGCGCCGAACAGGACGTGCTCCGGAGTTACGATTTGCACGCGAATTGCTATATCACGAAGCCAGTTGACCTGGACCAGTTCATTCGGGTGGTCCGCACCATCGAGGATTTCTGGCTGGCCGTGGTGACCCTGCCAAGTTGA
- a CDS encoding ABC transporter substrate-binding protein, whose product MTIAIRGEPGSLSAKRGPGLNLINTRQIFNADLVRLDEHSSPHALLAETLPQLNTDSWIVLPDGRMETVYRLRPNLTWHDGAPLTATDFVFALEVYTTTSLGGFDPTPQNLIQEVVARDPQTVLIRWRQPYPDAGILDSHFSPLPSHLLEEQLHELDGDSFANLPYWTTQYVGAGPYRLDGWEPGTSLDGAAFAGYVLGRPLIDRVHLLVVSDPNAAVAGLLAGTTQIAVDFTIGFEHGQVLRRQWEGGNGGSVLLTPTDRRFLQVQFRPEVVNPTAILDLRVRQALAATIDRQGLNEGLLDGQGILMNSLVLPTDPWFQIVDQSVTKFTYDPREAERLFRAVGYARGADGILTSPRDGRLSVELRVSAGGQNEQQNSIIVEGWKRNGIDATSNPFPVARLRDGEFRATFPALQGSVGGDPNSLISATIPGPTNRWQGSNRGAWSNPEYDRLYSAFNSTLDRNERARQIAQAMKLMTDELPVIPLYYDFGVVAHVAALVGPRQGGDSWNIHEWELE is encoded by the coding sequence TTGACGATTGCCATACGGGGCGAGCCGGGGTCGCTCAGCGCAAAACGAGGACCGGGACTGAACCTCATCAACACCCGACAGATCTTCAACGCGGATCTGGTCCGCTTGGACGAGCACAGCTCGCCCCACGCGCTTCTCGCGGAAACGCTTCCCCAGCTCAACACAGACTCCTGGATCGTGCTGCCGGACGGGCGGATGGAGACGGTGTACCGACTCCGGCCGAACCTCACCTGGCATGATGGAGCGCCGCTCACCGCTACCGATTTCGTCTTCGCGCTAGAGGTGTACACAACCACCTCTCTCGGGGGATTCGATCCCACACCGCAAAACCTGATCCAGGAGGTCGTTGCCCGCGACCCACAAACGGTCCTGATTCGTTGGCGACAGCCGTATCCCGACGCGGGAATCCTGGACAGTCATTTTTCCCCGCTGCCCAGCCACCTCCTCGAAGAGCAGCTGCACGAGCTGGACGGGGACAGTTTCGCGAATCTTCCCTACTGGACGACCCAGTACGTGGGCGCCGGGCCCTACCGATTGGACGGGTGGGAGCCTGGCACATCGCTAGACGGCGCCGCCTTCGCGGGATACGTCCTCGGTCGGCCCCTGATCGACCGCGTGCACCTTCTCGTGGTCAGCGACCCGAACGCCGCGGTTGCGGGCCTGCTCGCGGGAACTACGCAGATCGCCGTCGATTTCACCATCGGCTTCGAACACGGCCAGGTGCTGCGGCGCCAGTGGGAGGGTGGGAACGGCGGATCAGTGCTTCTCACGCCTACCGATCGCCGGTTTCTCCAGGTCCAGTTTCGACCGGAGGTCGTGAACCCCACCGCGATCCTGGACCTGCGCGTGCGACAGGCTCTGGCAGCGACGATCGACCGCCAGGGGCTGAATGAGGGGCTGCTCGACGGACAGGGGATCCTGATGAACAGCCTCGTGCTGCCCACGGACCCATGGTTCCAAATCGTGGACCAATCAGTGACCAAGTTCACGTATGACCCGCGCGAGGCCGAGCGACTCTTTCGTGCGGTGGGATACGCCCGCGGCGCCGATGGTATCCTCACAAGCCCGCGCGACGGTCGCCTGAGCGTCGAATTGCGGGTCTCCGCTGGGGGACAGAATGAACAGCAGAACAGCATCATCGTAGAGGGGTGGAAGCGAAACGGTATCGATGCCACGTCGAATCCCTTTCCCGTGGCGCGGCTGCGTGATGGAGAGTTCCGCGCCACATTCCCGGCGCTTCAAGGCAGCGTGGGCGGCGACCCCAATTCCCTGATCAGCGCAACGATCCCCGGTCCGACCAATCGCTGGCAGGGATCGAACCGCGGTGCATGGTCGAACCCCGAATACGACCGGCTGTACAGCGCTTTCAATTCAACGCTTGATCGCAACGAGCGGGCACGGCAGATCGCGCAAGCCATGAAGCTCATGACGGACGAACTGCCGGTGATCCCGCTGTACTACGACTTTGGCGTCGTCGCGCACGTGGCCGCGCTTGTCGGGCCGCGTCAGGGGGGCGACTCCTGGAACATCCACGAATGGGAGCTGGAATGA
- a CDS encoding SDR family NAD(P)-dependent oxidoreductase, translated as MTENPAPHGKPVLDPRAAGGKRLAGKVAVVTGSGQGIGRATARRFAEEGAIVMVADRNPPGAARTVSELRGYGAEAEMWIGDVSTSDGAKALMAAAIARWGRIDILVNAVGGSMHGPKYGWEYTPEELVANVQNNFWPTMWCCWAALPHMVERRSGAIVNVGSNSPRGTMRFPYAASKGGVFAMTSSLALETATMGIRINCVAPHWSVSEDPDDGLVTRIPGESRRALDPEQRRAQMESLAERHLQNIPMRRPGTKEEQAAAIAFLASEDASFITGQILSVGGGATVP; from the coding sequence ATGACGGAGAACCCTGCGCCCCACGGGAAGCCAGTGCTCGACCCGCGCGCCGCTGGTGGCAAGCGGCTCGCGGGGAAGGTGGCCGTGGTCACCGGCTCCGGCCAGGGGATCGGTCGTGCCACTGCGCGCCGATTCGCTGAGGAGGGCGCTATCGTGATGGTGGCGGACCGCAATCCACCCGGCGCTGCGCGCACGGTGAGCGAGCTGCGCGGCTACGGCGCCGAGGCAGAGATGTGGATTGGAGACGTCAGCACGTCCGACGGGGCCAAGGCGCTGATGGCCGCAGCGATCGCGCGCTGGGGCAGGATCGACATCCTCGTGAACGCCGTTGGCGGCTCAATGCACGGGCCAAAGTACGGTTGGGAATATACGCCGGAAGAGTTGGTAGCCAACGTTCAGAACAACTTCTGGCCGACGATGTGGTGCTGCTGGGCGGCTCTGCCACACATGGTAGAGCGGCGGTCGGGCGCGATCGTCAACGTCGGCTCGAACTCCCCGCGCGGAACCATGCGCTTTCCCTACGCCGCATCGAAGGGGGGCGTGTTCGCCATGACTTCGAGCCTGGCGCTGGAAACCGCGACCATGGGCATCCGGATTAATTGCGTTGCCCCGCACTGGAGCGTATCTGAGGACCCTGACGACGGTCTGGTGACGCGCATTCCTGGGGAGAGCCGACGCGCTCTCGATCCCGAACAGCGGCGGGCGCAGATGGAATCACTGGCGGAGCGGCACCTCCAGAACATCCCCATGCGAAGGCCAGGAACCAAGGAAGAGCAAGCGGCAGCCATCGCATTCCTGGCCTCCGAGGATGCGTCGTTCATCACCGGTCAAATCCTGAGCGTTGGGGGCGGGGCCACCGTTCCGTAA